Below is a window of Pseudodesulfovibrio sp. 5S69 DNA.
GGATCAGCCGGGTGGACAGGCCGAGGACAATGACCACGGACAACAGGGAGAGCAGGCTGATCCAGGTAGTCTCGTAGACCTTTTCCCGGAAGATGGCCGGGGTCAGGCCGAGCCGGACCACGCCGACCTCGATGTTGTCGTAGCTGATCCGCTGTTCCTTGATGATGGTCTCGCCCGGCGTGATCTCGCCGTAGCGGTAGATATCGTTGCCGCGGTGGTCGCGGACCTCGATGAAGACCACGATGTCGATGTTGGCGAAGGTGTTGCACAGGTTGACCACGGACTCCTCCTCCATATGCCAGAGGTAGGATTCCAGGCTATTGGCCAGGTGCGTCAGAGCCTCGTCGGCCCGCTGCTGAAACTGGGCTTCGGACTTCTGGAACAGGAGGACGAAGATGACCGAGGATACGGCAAAGGAGGAAAGGACCACCACCATGACCAGGCTCGTGGTCAGGTGTTGCACCAGGGAGCGTTTTCTCCTGATTTTATGCAGCAACGGCATTCTCCCCATCCTCTCCCAAAATGACCCGAGGCCCTGCTACAGGCCACTTCCCGGCGTGTTGTGCGGCGGCAATGCGCGGGAACCTGCCGGATTCCCAATATCCATCCACCGCTTCACCATAGGCCGAAGTTCATTTCCAGTCGATTATATTCAACATCCGCAGCCTGATCGGGACGTCGCGTCATCCTCAGTGCAACCAACGGTCCAGGACCGGTTGCAGGGCGCCCTCCCGCTTCAGTTCCTCGATGGCCTTTTCCAACTTCTCCAACAGCACGTCGTTGCCCGTCTCCACGGCAAAACCCACCGGGGAACCCGGGTCGCCCACGTCGATGACCCTGACCGGCACCCCCTGACGTTTTGCCAGGAGCTGCCCCACGGCGAGGGGGGCGATGACCGCCACCACCTTGCCGTCCTTGAGCATGCGCATGGACTGCTCCTTGCTCTTGGTCCGGACGATGCGGATGGCATTGAGCAGCCCCCGCTGCTTCAGATAGTGCTCCGCAAAGGAATGGCGGTCTCCGGCGACGGCCTTGCCGACAAGGTCTTCCACCGTGCCGAGGCCAGCCCCGTCACGACGGACGAAGATAACCACCTTCCGGCTGTAATAGGGCGTGGTGAAGGCAAAAAAATGCTCGCGGTCGCGATTGATCTCCATGCCGCACACGCAGTCCAGCCGCCCCAGGCGCAAACTGGCGACCACATCGTCCCAATCGCCCGGGACCATGCGGCACTCGACGCCCATCCTGGCGAAGACGAGCCCGGCCACCTCGATGTCGAGGCCGGCCGGTTCCCCCATGGCGTCCAGGAACTGGTATGGCGGGTATCCACGGGCCATGCCGCAACGCAGCGGCGGCTCCTCCGCCGAGGCAACGGCGGGCGCAAAAACAAGCCAAAGACAACAAGCCGCAATAAAAAACCGAAAAATCCGCCGCATCGTTCGTGCCCCGAAGGGCCCACCTCCAATCCACTCAACTCGATCAAAAAATGGTTAGTATGCAATAATATACCACATGGCCTTGGGCCGCACCAGTCCTTTATTCCCCTGTCCCGCGGCCAGAAAGTCCCCTTTTTTATGTAACCCTTTCGCCCTTTCGAGCGCTTTTCCTTTTAGGAGGGGGGGAAACCTCAACCAAGGTGGCACCTATGTTCGGCAACAACGGCCACAGGCCCATACTCAGCGAGAAGGAAATCAAATTCCTGTTGTCCGATTGGCCCATTCCCGACAATCCGTCCCTTCACCTTCGATCGGACGAAACGAACGCAACGGCTGAAGCTTCGACAAAGGACACACTCGCCAACGACCTGCTCACGACAATCCGGGACCCCCGTTAGTCGGGGCAGGCTCGGCGCGCGACAAGAAAAAGGGCCTGCGAGAACTTCTCGCAGGCCCTTTCGCTTTCCATGGGGTCGGGAGAGGGCTCGGGCCTCCGGAAGCGCCGCCGCGCCCGCTTTCCCGCCCCCTGTCCTGTTATTATTTATTAGCGCACCCAATTGATTTATTTATCTTCCCCCCCCGAGGCCCAGGTTCGAGGCGGGACCCCAAAAAAGGCCTTGTTCGTCAGCAACAAGCTGATGAACAAGGCCTTTAAGAAAAGTGGCGGAGAGGAGAGGATTTGAACCTCCGTTGGAGTTCCCCCCAAACACGCTTTCCAGGCGTATTACTGAAACAGCAGCACTCAATAATACTAACACTTTCAGACACTAAGTTCGACCATCCTCATCAAAGCATGCACCATTTTCACTGACTCTAATTGAGTTATGGTGCACAAATTGGTGCACTCAGCCAACATGCCGCTGGCCTTATCCAACACACTAGCTATTAATTTTATTTTACTTGACGGGTGGGCACAGCATTACGACCTCAATTTCGATTGATGACATGTTCGATCACTTCCTGTCGAAACGCAATAAAGACATACTTGACGTAGTCCGATTTTGCTATCCCTTTGACGACGATGACAACCTCGTCGAGAGTAACAAAGTCATCTTCAACACAGCGTTTTGCGATCAGCTCGCTATCGCTCTACTCTCCAGCAATGAAAGGGCCTTATTAGAGACCCTTTGCCACTTTCCACGGCCAGTGTGGACAATGACATCCGGCCTTTTGCCAAGTTCATTGTTGGTGCGGTGTTGGAAGACAAAGCAGCGGACTCTTAATCCGAAGGCTAGGCACAGAGCCTTCCAATGGAAACCCACTTTATAGACGAAGTCCGTCAGTCCGACGCATTCGATACGATTTGTCTCATTCGTTCCATAATGATCGGCACCCGCTGCTGGCTGGCAGCATCTGTGGGAAGATGCCCGGGCAAGGCATCTCGAAATTCTTCATCCGCCAAAAGTCCAGACAACTCACTTGCGAGATATGCGCGGATATCATCCAGTGCTTGAGTTACCTCTTCCACCACATCTAGGTTGCCATCCAACACCGCAATGATGTCTTCGATATCGTGGCTAGTCATGAAATCGCCTTCGCCTCGTCCATAAAAAGCCTCAAGTTTGGTCCCCAGGAAATACGGCGGCGTGATAGCTAGAAACGACACGCCGTCAATCTCACATTTCCGAGCATAGCGAAGCGAATCAGAATACCACTTGTTTGAAAAGCCGAGGATGTCGGGGTTGGTAGGCATGACGTCAAGCAGAAGCGTACCGTTCCGCCACCTGCAAATGACATCTTCCTCTAGGCTCTGCTTAAAACCTCTCTCACGGAGGCGTTCTTCCACCGCATAGTATTCGCCTCTGGTTGCAACTTCGATGACCACATCTACATCCAAAGTTGGCCGCACATCCGTGATGGCCGGATCGTTCACGAGCAGCCCGGCTGCGGCCCCACCGACGAAGACGACCTCCTCCACCATATCGCCGAGAAGTTGCGCCGCCAGGACAATCTTATCAACATATTGATACTTGCGCCTTTGCATGGTGCAGCATCTCCCTCAAAATGTTTTCAGCAAACCTCTGCTCCCTTGCACGTCCGATACGCAAGGCATCCAAGACGGCGAGAGCGTCATGCAACGCCTGATCCCTTTCAACAGCTTCGGGGACAGACTTGTGTAGTGGCGATAATCCCATGCCCCGATGCTCCCCTCTGGGATGCGGCCAAACATAAATATTCATGTCTTCGTCGAATGATCCGAATTCGCCCCGGAACACCGGCGCGGCAAAGGCCGTGGGAATACCGCGCGTAAGCGACCCCACATCGGGAACAAAAGCGTACTTGACCCCATGGATGAGGAATTCTTCCAATGCCTTGAATCGGGGTCGCCGTTCGTGCTCATTGAAAAGTTGAGCCTGTATGGCTCGCTTAACTGCACTGTGGACTACCGAACTGCTCAGCCCGAGTTCATAGGCAATACTGCCGTAAGTCCATTCCTGTCCGGCCAAGACCGTGAGCTTCAACATGATAAGAACATCTTGCGGGAGTAAATTCATACACATTCTATATTCTAGATTCTAGAACGTGGCAAGTTGAAAAGATACGAAGTAAGAGCGCTTCAGGTTGATACCGCGCAATGCATTTCGCTGTAAGCCTTTTTTCCACACAACCAGCCCCCCTTCCTACTTCCACAAAACCATTCTCAAGCAAAATGTTTATTGTTCCACACTCGCCTATTTACACCGTCCAAAACACACCCAAAAAGGGCTTACGATTCTCATCGTAAGCCATTAAAATATAACGGAAAATGAGAGATTTGAACTCTCGATGGAGTTTTACGCCCCATACACGCTTAGCAGGAAGAGCACGCCCCTAAAAACCAACTGATTTTAAAGCATTTTAACAAGTTAGACTCATACAGCTGCGTCCAACTGCGCCCAAATTCGTACTCATGAGAGGTTAGACACGCATGAAGCACGCATCGCAAGTATTTCCTCTACCGATCCCGCTACAACTTGTCTTTATCCCACACGGTGTCAGGAAGTCACTCAACAAGCTTCAGATTCCCGCGCTGTACATCTGATACGGATATCCAGGCGCTACAATTCAAGCCAGTCGCACCAAACACAAACTCAGCTTATTACAGATCATTATTTGGGTGGCCCCCGTTTTTCAAGAAGAGAAAGAGATCCCTCCGCAGAGTTCACAGTCCGTGCAACTCTAAAACGCTGTCCTGAAGCCTCCTTTCCAAGTTGGGCGGCAAGTATGGTGCTCCCCCCCCCAATCGACATCCAAACGGAAGAAGCAAGCCCAAAGGTAAATTGCTAACCCTAATTTCAATTGACAACAATCGCCCTTTAGCTTCTAAATAATCAAAATCGCATATACGAACTATCAATTATATTATTCAAATCAAGGACATAATGAGGTTGCTATGAGCAAAAAGATGGGCATAATCACCATCAAAACTGTTGAGCTTAATGACGATTATCTAAAAAAAACGGTATTCAATCAGTTAGGCAATAATGAAATTCCTTTCATTAGCCCGACAGCTCAAGCAGCGATCAAAAAGTACACTGGAGAAGGTGGACGAGAGGCCGCTAAGGAATTGTGGAAGGAACTGCTGATCGACACTATCTGCTTATTAAAACTTAATGACTCAAGAGAGAAAGTTTATAGCGACATCCCTATCGATGACATGAAAGCCTTTTCCGAACATTTTGACCAAATTCGCAATAGAACTTCACACGGCATTGACGAACTCCTGCTATATTATGATGACTTCGTAGCTTATGAGTCTGTTCTTTACGGAACAGAAAAATACTATCGGGACCACATTGAACATGTATTACAAGTCTGGGGTGTTGGCATCGGTTTAATCTTTGAAGATAACCCCGTCATATTAAACGACATTCAACACCTTAAATTTAATAGTGAAATCAGATTTCACAAAGAGAACAAGGGAGCCCCAAACGTCATTTCCCAAAGCGAACTGTGGGCAATGTGGACAATCATAGCTCTGTGCCACGACCTTGGTTACCCCATTGAAAAAACGTCCAAGATCAACCAGCATGTCCGAAAAATAATCAGTCAATTTGGCTGCTTGAGTTTTAATGAACTAGATTTCAGTTTTGATCTTTTAAATAGTTTCATTGTAGAAAAATTCATCAATATTTCGTCTTCGAAAGCCATGTACATCCATGGAGTCCAAGAGCACCGAACTAAAATACAACACAAATTCCGCGACAAATTCGCAAAATCACTTGAAGATTACAAACACGGGATGTTTAGTGGCCTGCTATTGTTCAAAAAACTCGTCTATTTTTTAGAGACTGACTATGGCCCTGACGACAACCCCTTATCCGACGAAGACCTCAGACAGTTCATGATAAGAAGAGAAATTTTGCGGGCGATATGTGGACATACTTGCCCCAAAATTTACCATCTAGATCTAAATACACTTTCATTCTTACTTATCTTATGTGATGAAATTCAAGAATGGAATCGCCCCCGCTTGGCAGAGCTACTTGATCATCGCCTAGACAATTTCGTTCCAACAAACTGCATTAAAAAATTTGATGTAACTAACGGCGACTCCAATAAGTGTGAAGTGCACATTGAGTCAAATTAT
It encodes the following:
- a CDS encoding transporter substrate-binding domain-containing protein translates to MARGYPPYQFLDAMGEPAGLDIEVAGLVFARMGVECRMVPGDWDDVVASLRLGRLDCVCGMEINRDREHFFAFTTPYYSRKVVIFVRRDGAGLGTVEDLVGKAVAGDRHSFAEHYLKQRGLLNAIRIVRTKSKEQSMRMLKDGKVVAVIAPLAVGQLLAKRQGVPVRVIDVGDPGSPVGFAVETGNDVLLEKLEKAIEELKREGALQPVLDRWLH